One Brassica napus cultivar Da-Ae chromosome C4, Da-Ae, whole genome shotgun sequence genomic region harbors:
- the LOC106410045 gene encoding protein SOB FIVE-LIKE 4: MEKEECSSSESGWTTYISSPIKVDENDVVDEGYYEGYNIYNYYRKGENEEEKNKDSDDSMASDASSGPSYQRYHQKNNKSGRREACNLKNGKSEGNSKSNNDHKKTGSSYKKKEKKTKEDKTYRMK, translated from the coding sequence ATGGAGAAGGAAGAATGCAGCAGTAGTGAATCCGgttggacgacttatatttcgtCGCCGATTAAAGTAGATGAAAATGACGTTGTGGATGAGGGGTATTATGAAGGGTATAACATTTATAACTACTATagaaaaggagaaaatgaagaagagaagaataaAGATAGCGATGATTCAATGGCCTCGGATGCTTCGTCTGGGCCAAGTTATCAGCGCTATCACCAAAAGAACAACAAAAGTGGACGAAGAGAGGCGTGCAATTTGAAGAACGGGAAAAGTGAAGGTAATAGTAAGAGTAATAATGATCATAAAAAAACTGGTAGTTCATacaagaaaaaagagaagaaaacgaAAGAAGATAAGACCTATAGAATGAAGTGA
- the LOC125586096 gene encoding uncharacterized protein LOC125586096, with amino-acid sequence MDVLADELLEELSIEDPLQHALTIERPAEEASVIQQGDTQQNDWSELKAPKVELKPLPNGVRYAFLGPNGTYPVIAYRRMPFGLCNAPATFQRCMMSIFSNLIEDVVEVFMDDFSVYGSSFSACLSNLCRVLQRCEDTNLVLNWEKCHFMVKEGIVLGFYRRFIKDFSMITRPLTRLLCKEATFSFDVECLEAFKKLKGELISAPIVQPPNWDLPFEIMCDASDYAVGAVLGQKKDGKTHVIYYASQTLNDAQMRYATTEKEMLAIVFAFEKFRSYLVGSKVIVYTDHAALRHLLAKKDAKPRLLRWILLLQEFDLEIKDKPGVENGVADHLSRLRVECGIPIDEGLPEEQIMAIGAVIAATEEKEPWYADLVNYLATGKEPLNLVGYAKKVFDVWGIDFMGPFPSSHGNKYILVAVDYVSKWVEAIASPTNDVRVVIKMFKSTIFPRFGVPRVVISDGGSHFINKLLEGLLRKNDVKHKVATPYHPQTSGQVEISNREIKKDWSVKLDDALWAYRTAYKTPLGTTPFNLSYGKACHLPVELEYKALWAVKLLNFDIKSATEKRLFQLHELDEIRMDAFENSRIYKEKTKSFHDKNILKREFKEGDQVLLYNSRLKLFPGKLKSRWSGPFKVKEVKPYGAIVLWSTDGRDFTVNGQRVKLYMADAPEEDGVSTPLSDPTPA; translated from the exons atggatgtCCTTGCTGATGAGCTCCTTGAAGAATTGTCAATAgaagaccctctacagcatgctttgacgATAGAGAGGCCAGCTGAA GAAGCCTCGGTCATTCAACAAGGGGACACCCAGCAAAACGACTGGAGCGAGCTTAAGGCGCCTAaggtggagcttaaacctctccccaatggtgtaaggtatgcatttctTGGTCCTAATGGAACTTATccagtcatt gcatatcgaagaatgccatttggtctatgtaatgctccagccacctttcaaaggtgcatgatgtcgatcttttctaatctgattgaggatgttgtggaggtgttcatggatgatttctctgtctatggatcttcgttttctgcttgtttgtcaaatttgtgcagggtcctacagagatgtgaagacaccaaccttgtgctgaactgggagaagtgtcacttcatggtcaaagaagggattgtgct tgggttttacaggagattcataaaggacttctccatgatcactagaccattgaccaggctgctgtgcaaagaagccaccttcagctttgatgtggagtgtctagaagccttcaagaagctgaaaggtgaactcatcagtgctccaattgtccagccacctaattgggatctcccctttgagatcatgtgtgatgctagtgattatgctgtgggagctgttttggggcagaagaaagatggcaagacccatgtgatctactacgcgagccaaaccctgaatgatgctcagatgagatatgccacaacagagaaggagatgctagccattgtctttgcctttgagaagttcagaagctacttggtgggatctaaagtcattgtctacacagatcatgctgcgttgagacaccttttggcgaagaaggatgcaaagcccaggctcttgagatggattcttttgctgcaagagtttgatttagagatcaaggacaagccaggagttgagaatggtgtagctgatcacttgtccAGGCTGAGAGTGGAGTGTGGCATTCCCATTGATGAAGGACTCCCTGAGGAAcagatcatggctattggagcagtgatagca gcaacagaagagaaagaaccttggtatgctgatttggtgaattacctagccacaggaaaagagcctttgaatcttgtgggttatgccaagaag gtgtttgatgtgtggggtattgacttcatggggccatttccatcatcacatggcaacaagtacatcctggtagctgttgattatgtctcaaaatgggtggaagctattgcaagTCCCACCAATGATGTAAGAGTGgtaatcaagatgttcaagagcaccatctttccaaggttcggagttccaagagttgtaatcagtgatggagggtctcatttcatcaacaaactgcttgagggacttctcaggAAGAACGATGTTAAGCACAAGGTTGCAACTCCTTACCATcctcaaacaagtggtcaagttgagatttctaacagagagatcaa gaaggattggtcagttaagcttgatgatgcgctttgggcttacaggacagcttacaagacacctctggggaccacacctttcaacctatcgtacgggaaagcttgccatctaccagtggagcttgagtacaaggcactttgggcagtaaagttgctgaactttgacatcaagagtgccacgGAGAAAAGGCTttttcagctacatgagcttgatgagataagaatggatgccttcgaaaactcaaggatctacaaggagaagactaaatctttccatgacaagaatatcctaaagagagagtttaaagaaggagatcaagttcttctctacaactcaagactgaagttgtttccaggaaagcttaagtcaaggtggtccggccctttcaaggtcaaagaggttaagccatatggagcaatagttttgtggagtactgatggaagagacttcacagtcaatgggcaaagggttaagctctacatggctgATGCACCTGAGGAAGATGGagtttcaactccactgtctgatcctACCCCAGCCTAA
- the LOC106410919 gene encoding amino acid transporter AVT6B, with translation MSIGDEIQKDNETAPLLPESGRDGEIGHDEFNGASFTGAVFNLATTIIGAGIMALPATMKILGLVPGIAMIVLMAILTDSTIEFLLRFSRIGKTRSYGGLMEDSFGKTGRTVLQFSVLVSNIGVLIVYMIIIGDVLAGKDEFGIHHAGILEGWFGEYWWNTRTFVLLITTLLVFAPLTSFKRIDSLRFTSAISLALAVVFLVITAGIVVTKFFSGGLMMPRLLPNVTDLSSFWRLFTVVPVLVNAYICHYNVHNIHNELEDATQIKPVVRSALTVCSSVYVMTSLFGYLLFGESTLDDVLANFDTDLKIPFGSVLNDAVRFSYAAHLMLVFPVVFYPLRVNIDGLLFPKAPSLTTSNLRFGSITAGLIAVIFVGANFIPSIWDAFQFTGATASVCIGFIFPAAVILKDRHNRATKRDKSLAIFVIVLAVFSNAIAIYSDAYALFKKNKSTLAI, from the exons ATGTCGATTGGAGATGAAATCCAGAAAGATAATGAAACCGCTCCACTGTTGCCGGAATCAGGGAGAGATGGCGAGATTGGTCACGACGAATTCAACGGAGCTTCTTTTACCGGAGCGGTTTTCAACCTCGCAACGACGATCATCGGTGCTGGTATCATGGCACTGCCTGCAACGATGAAGATCCTCGGACTTGTTCCCGGAATCGCCATGATCGTTCTTATGGCTATATTGACTGATTCCACCATTGAGTTCTTGCTTAGGTTCAGCAGAATAGGGAAAACGAGATCTTACGGTGGTTTGATGGAAGATTCTTTCGGCAAAACCGGAAGGACTGTGTTGCAATTTTCTGTTCTTGTTAGCAACATTGGCGTTTTGATCGTTTACATGATTATCATTG GTGATGTATTGGCTGGAAAGGATGAATTTGGAATCCACCATGCGGGTATACTTGAAGGATGGTTTGGGGAATATTGGTGGAACACAAGAACTTTTGTTCTTCTCATTACAACTCTCCTTGTCTTTGCTCCATTGACATCCTTCAAGCGGATTG ATTCTTTGAGATTCACATCTGCAATATCACTTGCTCTAGCCGTTGTTTTTCTTGTCATCACTGCGGGAATCGTCGTCACGAAGTTTTTCAGTGGTGGTTTGATGATGCCTAGACTCTTACCAAATGTCACTGACTTGTCATCTTTCTGGAGACTCTTCACCGTTGTTCCGGTGCTTGTCAACGCATACATTTGTCATTATAATG TTCACAACATACATAACGAGCTAGAAGACGCCACTCAGATCAAACCTGTTGTTAGATCAGCTCTGACAGTGTGCTCTTCTGTTTACGTAATGACAAGCCTTTTCGGATACCTCTTGTTCGGTGAATCTACCCTTGATGATGTTCTTGCAAACTTTGACACCGATCTTAAAATCCCTTTTGGTTCTGTCCTAAATGACGCAGTCAGATTCAGCTATGCAGCTCATCTAATGCTTGTGTTCCCCGTCGTCTTTTACCCTTTGAGGGTCAACATCGATGGTCTCTTATTCCCTAAGGCTCCATCGCTTACTACATCAAACCTGAGATTTGGTTCTATCACTGCCGGTCTCATTGCTGTCATCTTCGTTGGTGCAAACTTCATTCCAAGCATTTGGGATGCTTTCCAGTTCACTGGAGCTACAGCTTCTGTCTGCATCGGTTTCATATTCCCTGCTGCTGTTATCTTAAA GGATCGTCATAACCGAGCAACAAAGAGGGACAAGTCTCTAGCCATTTTCGTGATTGTTCTTGCGGTTTTCTCCAATGCAATCGCCATTTACAGTGACGCTTATGCCTTattcaagaagaacaaatccACACTTGCAATCTGA
- the LOC106410917 gene encoding cysteine--tRNA ligase 2, cytoplasmic, which produces MEAEKMELKLYNTMTQQKEVFTPINPGKVGLYVCGITAYDFSHIGHARAAVSFDVLYRYLKHLRYEVNFVRNFTDVDDKIIIRANENGEEPLELSNRFCEEYLVDMGALQCLLPTHQPRVSDHMDHIVEMIQKIIEKDCGYDVDGDVFFSVDKSPNYGKLSGQLLEHTRAGERVAVDSRKRNPADFALWKAAKPGEPSWESPWGRGRPGWHIECSAMSAHYLTPKFDIHGGGADLKFPHHENELAQTCAACEDGGVNYWLHNGHVTINNEKMAKSKKNFKTIREMTESYHPLALRHFLMSAHYRSPLSFSASQLDSSSEALYYVYQTLQDLNDALLPYREAMSEDSGKSEQTAEAKDIINKLKSEFEGKMLDDLNTAHILTGAYQDALKFINASIGKLKKMQKKQRMSLLVSLVEIEKAAREVLDVLGLLTTLSYAEILKEMKQKTLTRAGLSEEDISQKIEERIMARKNKEFEKSDQIRAELTVKGIALMDIGKETVWRPCFPLQANSSD; this is translated from the exons ATGGAGGCCGAGAAGATGGAATTGAAGCTGTACAACACGATGACGCAGCAGAAGGAAGTTTTCACTCCGATCAATCCCGGGAAAGTCGGATTGTACGTCTGTGGAATCACAGCTTACGATTTCAGCCACATCGGCCATGCTCGCGCCGCCGTCTCCTTCGACGTTCTATACAG ATACTTGAAGCATTTGCGTTATGAAGTTAATTTCGTCAGGAATTTCACAGATGTTGATGACAAG ATAATCATACGTGCTAATGAGAATGGAGAGGAGCCGTTAGAGCTGAGTAATCGCTTTTGCGAGGAGTATTTGGTTGATATGGGTGCTCTTCAGTGCCTCCTTCCCACCCACCAGCCTCGTGTCAGCGACCATATGGATCACATTGTAGAGATGATTCAAAAG ATCATTGAGAAAGATTGTGGGTATGATGTGGACGGCGATGTCTTCTTCTCTGTCGACAAATCACCAAACTATGGTAAGTTGTCGGGTCAACTGCTGGAACATACACGAGCTGGTGAGAGAGTTGCCGTTGATTCGAGAAAGCGTAACCCTGCTGATTTTGCATTATGGAAG GCTGCAAAACCTGGTGAGCCGAGTTGGGAGAGCCCGTGGGGTCGAGGAAGACCGGGATGGCACATCGAGTGCAGTGCCATGAGTGCTCACTATCTGACTCCGAAATTCGACATTCATGGTGGTGGTGCAGATTTGAAATTCCCACACCATGAAAATGAGCTTGCTCAGACATGTGCTGCGTGCGAGGATGGTGGTGTGAATTACTGGTTGCATAATGGGCATGTCACTATCAATAACGAGAAGATGgcaaaatcaaagaaaaacttcaaaacaatcAGAGAA ATGACAGAAAGTTACCATCCACTGGCTCTGAGGCACTTCTTGATGAGTGCACACTACCGGTCTCCTCTGAGCTTCTCAGCGTCACAGCTGGACAGTTCATCAGAAGCTTTGTATTATGTTTATCAG ACATTGCAAGATCTTAATGATGCTCTCTTGCCATATCGAGAAGCAATGTCTGAAGACTCTGGAAAATCTGAACAGACTGCAGAAGCCAAAGACATCATTAACAAGCTCAAAAGTGAGTTTGAAGGAAAGATGTTAGACGATTTGAATACTGCCCATATACTGACGGGTGCCTACCAAGATGCATTGAAGTTCATCAATGCTTCCATCGGCAAGCTCAAG AAAATGCAGAAGAAACAGAGGATGTCTCTGCTTGTGTCACTCGTTGAGATTGAGAAAGCAGCCAGGGAAGTTCTTGATGTGCTTGGTTTGCTCACTACCCTGAGCTATGCcgagattttgaaagaaatgaAACAGAAAACACTAACAAGGGCAGGATTGAGCGAAGAAGACATTTCACAAAAGATAGAAGAAAGGATAATGGCGCggaagaacaaagagtttgaGAAAAGTGATCAGATTAGAGCAGAACTGACAGTTAAAGGAATAGCATTAATGGATATTGGGAAAGAAACTGTGTGGAGGCCATGCTTCCCTCTTCAGGCTAATTCCAGTGATTAA
- the LOC125585528 gene encoding uncharacterized protein LOC125585528 — protein MKPQQIKVMFFLLAVISALIVQILGVQNVQPNTTLLCPKKTALDTVAGCFEAVKLASGNDTRLLTRECCQAVKALPECLLIVYPTRALNTLIFKAICVKKFPGSTL, from the coding sequence ATGAAACCCCAACAAATCAAAGTCATGTTTTTCTTGTTAGCTGTAATCTCAGCCTTAATCGTCCAAATATTGGGAGTCCAAAATGTTCAGCCGAATACGACGTTATTATGTCCCAAGAAAACGGCTTTAGATACAGTGGCTGGATGTTTCGAGGCTGTGAAATTAGCATCTGGTAATGATACCAGATTGCTAACAAGAGAGTGTTGCCAAGCAGTGAAAGCACTTCCTGAATGCCTCTTGATTGTCTATCCTACCAGAGCTTTAAATACATTAATCTTTAAAGCCATATGTGTTAAAAAGTTCCCTGGATCTActttataa
- the LOC125586097 gene encoding uncharacterized mitochondrial protein AtMg00310-like — protein MGTYLGIPKDISGSKCKLFAFLKDKLMNRVNGWTSRWLSKGGNEVLIKSILLALPTYVMSTFLLPLEICENLASAIAQFWWSSNPPKRGIHWAKWEKICLPREEGGIGFRMIHEFNLALLAKKLCRLIQYPDSLVARVLKGRYYNMSSPLRIISVSSPSYVWTSISAARKLLLLVIRHKVHSGYEVKVWEDPWIPTIPVRPARPTAPVLHPNMRVSDLIDQESKE, from the coding sequence ATGGGGACGTACTTAGGAATTCCAAAGGATATTAGCGGATCTAAATGTAAACTCTTTGCATTTCTCAAAGACAAACTGATGAATAGAGTGAACGGATGGACGAGTAGATGGCTCTCCAAAGGAGGAAATGAAGTTTTGATTAAATCCATTTTGCTAGCTCTTCCGACATATGTTATGTCTACATTTCTGCTACCGCTGGAGATATGTGAAAATCTCGCaagtgccattgcacaattttggtggagttcaAATCCCCCAAAGAGAGGAATTCATTGGGCCAAATGGGAAAAGATCTGTTTACCAAGGGAGGAGGGTGGGATTGGTttccgtatgatccatgagttcaaCCTGGCTTTACTAGCAAAAAAACTATGTAGGCTAATTCAATACCCTGATTCGTTAGTGGCTCGCGTGTTAAAGGGAAGGTACTACAACATGAGTTCTCCTTTGAGAATAATCTCTGTAAGCAGCCCATCCTATGTGTGGACCAGTATTTCAGCTGCTCGGAAGCTACTGCTATTGGTAATTAGACATAAGGTACATTCTGGATATGAGGTcaaggtgtgggaggatccTTGGATCCCTACAATACCAGTTAGACCGGCTCGCCCTACAGCCCCAGTTTTGCATCCGAATATGAGAGTCAGCGATCTTATTGATCAGGAATCGAAGGAATGA
- the LOC106409882 gene encoding alkane hydroxylase MAH1-like has product MCASPLCFIDTSTLYSRLACSPSSLFIWALLFLSEPLLQLTTLPLILIEDLRTKLFLCNNAIVIRHVMPKFLWKLQNRMELGQEKTLIEAGATFDRICAKYISAKREEIRSQGFDHDHSNGESEDLLTSHIKLDTSKYELLKPNDDKFLRDTILTFIAAGRDTISTALTWFFGLLLKHPYVEAKIHQEINTNLPKSRSSQERPWSAIDRKAYLNKLVYLHGALCEAMRLYPPVPFQRKSPIKSDVLPSGHKVDANSIIIIPIYVLGRMRSVWGDDTLEFKPERWISETGGLRHEPSFKFLAFNSGPRTCPGKHLAMTSMKAIIVEILQHYDVKLIEGQKIEPKPRLVLQMNHGLRVTLTKKYSS; this is encoded by the coding sequence ATGTGCGCCAGTCCCCTTTGTTTTATTGACACGTCGACTCTCTACTCTCGACTTGCTTGTTCTCCAAGTAGTCTCTTTATTTGGGCTCTACTATTCCTTAGTGAGCCTTTACTGCAGCTTACGACCCTTCCTCTGATACTGATAGAGGATTTGAGGACGAAGCTCTTCCTCTGTAACAATGCCATTGTGATTAGGCATGTCATGCCGAAATTCTTATGGAAGTTGCAAAACCGGATGGAATTGGGACAAGAGAAGACGTTGATAGAAGCGGGTGCCACTTTTGATCGAATCTGCGCGAAATATATATCTgcaaagagagaagagataAGATCACAAGGATTTGATCATGATCATTCAAATGGAGAAAGTGAGGATCTTTTGACATCACACATAAAGCTAGATACAAGCAAGTATGAGCTCTTGAAACCAAACGATGATAAGTTCCTTAGAGACACCATTTTAACTTTCATTGCCGCAGGGAGGGATACCATTTCCACTGCTCTCACTTGGTTTTTCGGGCTCCTCCTAAAACACCCTTACGTGGAAGCCAAGATTCACCAAGAGATCAACACAAATCTACCAAAATCCAGAAGTAGTCAAGAGAGGCCATGGTCGGCTATTGATCGCAAAGCTTATCTGAACAAGTTGGTGTATCTACATGGGGCGTTGTGTGAAGCAATGAGGCTCTATCCACCAGTTCCGTTCCAGCGCAAGTCTCCTATAAAATCAGATGTACTTCCAAGTGGGCACAAAGTCGATGCAAACTCTATCATTATCATCCCTATCTATGTGTTAGGGAGGATGAGATCTGTATGGGGAGATGACACATTGGAATTCAAGCCGGAGAGATGGATTTCAGAGACAGGAGGGTTGAGACATGAGCCTTCCTTCAAGTTCTTAGCGTTTAACTCTGGCCCAAGAACTTGTCCTGGTAAGCATTTAGCTATGACTTCAATGAAGGCCATAATTGTGGAGATATTACAACACTATGACGTTAAGCTCATCGAAGGACAGAAGATTGAGCCAAAACCTAGACTTGTTCTTCAGATGAATCATGGGCTTAGAGTCACGCTTACTAAGAAATATTCATCTTGA